A single region of the Mustela lutreola isolate mMusLut2 chromosome 2, mMusLut2.pri, whole genome shotgun sequence genome encodes:
- the GDF1 gene encoding embryonic growth/differentiation factor 1: MSRPRYRPGRRVLFLLLAMLLPSLPPTRAPAPPGPAAALLQALGLPDVHRGAPTPRPVPPVMWRLFRHRDPQEARVGPRRMPQETTLRPCHVEELGVAGNIVRHIPDRGAPTRLPEPTWAAGQCPEWTVVFDLSAVEPAERPSRARLELRFAAAEALASWELSIRQAAEGQGAGAGPVLLRQAVPTLRTPVRAELLGAAWPRNTSAPRSVRLALALRPRAPAACAHLAEASLLLVTLDPRLCHPLARPRREAEPAVGGSPGGACRTRRLYVSFREVGWHRWVIAPRGFLANYCQGHCALPATLTGPGGSPPLNHAVLRALMHAAAPSAGGLPCCVPARLSPISVLFFDNSDNVVLRHYEDMVVDECGCR, translated from the exons ATGTCACGGCCGCGCTACCGTCCTGGCCGCCGcgtccttttcctcctcctggcCATGCTGCTCCCCTCACTGCCCCCAACCCGCGCCCCAGCGCCCccgggccccgccgccgccctGCTCCAGGCTCTCGGGCTGCCGGACGTGCATCGGGGCGCCCCCACGCCTCGGCCCGTACCCCCCGTCATGTGGCGCCTCTTCCGCCACCGGGACCCCCAGGAGGCCAGGGTGGGCCCGCGGCGGATGCCCCAGGAGACCACCCTGAGACCGTGCCACGTGGAGGAGCTGGGGGTCGCCGGAAACATCGTGCGCCACATCCCGGACCGCG gtGCGCCCACCCGGCTCCCGGAGCCCACCTGGGCCGCGGGGCAGTGCCCTGAGTGGACCGTCGTCTTCGATCTGTCCGCCGTGGAACCTGCAGAGCGCCCGAGCCGAGCCCGCCTGGAGCTGCGCTTTGCGGCGGCTGAGGCGCTGGCCAGCTGGGAGCTGAGCATAAGGCAGGCGGCGGAGGGCCAGGGCGCGGGCGCCGGGCCGGTGCTGCTCCGTCAGGCGGTGCCCACCCTGAGAACGCCCGTGCGCGCCGAGCTGCTGGGCGCCGCCTGGCCCCGCAACACGTCGGCGCCGCGCAGCGTTCGCCTGGCGCTGGCGCTGCGTCCCCGGGCCCCCGCCGCCTGCGCGCACCTGGCCGAGGCCTCGCTGCTGCTGGTGACCCTCGACCCGCGCCTGTGCCACCCACTGGCCCGGCCGCGGCGCGAAGCTGAGCCCGCAGTGGGCGGCAGCCCCGGGGGCGCGTGTCGCACGAGGCGGCTCTATGTGAGCTTCCGCGAGGTGGGCTGGCACCGCTGGGTCATTGCGCCGCGCGGCTTCCTGGCCAACTACTGCCAGGGCCATTGCGCACTGCCCGCCACGCTGACGGGCCCCGGCGGGTCGCCCCCGCTCAACCACGCCGTGCTGCGCGCACTCATGCACGCGGCTGCCCCCAGCGCCGGCGGTCTGCCCTGCTGCGTGCCTGCGCGCCTGTCGCCCATCTCCGTGCTCTTCTTCGACAACAGCGACAACGTGGTACTGCGGCACTACGAGGACATGGTGGTGGATGAGTGTGGCTGCCGCTGA
- the CERS1 gene encoding ceramide synthase 1, with product MAAAGTAAGPAGPEPMPSYAQLVQRSWGSALAAARGCADCGWGLARRGLAEHAHLAPPELLLLALGALGWTALRSAATARLFRPLAKRCRLQPRDAAKMPESAWKFLFYLGAWSYSAYLLFGTDYPFFHDPPSVFYDWTPGMAVPRDIAAAYLLQGSFYGHSIYATLYMDAWRKDSVVMLIHHVVTLVLIVSSYAFRYHNVGILVLFLHDISDVQLEFTKLNVYFKSRGGSHHRLHALAADLGCLSFSLSWFWFRLYWFPLKVLYATCHSSLRSVPDIPFYFFFNALLLLLTLMNLYWFLYIVAFAAKVLTGQVRELKDVREYDAAEAQSPKPSKAEKPLRNGLVKDKRF from the exons ATGGCGGCGGCGGGGACagcggcggggccggcggggcccGAGCCCATGCCGAGCTACGCGCAGCTGGTGCAGCGCAGCTGGGGCAGCGCGCTGGCGGCGGCGCGGGGCTGCGCGGACTGCGGCTGGGGGCTGGCGCGCCGCGGCCTGGCCGAGCACGCGCACCTGGCGCCGCccgagctgctgctgctggcgcTCGGCGCGCTCGGCTGGACGGCGCTGCGCTCCGCGGCCACCGCGCGCCTCTTTCGG CCCCTGGCCAAGCGGTGTCGCCTCCAGCCTAGAGATGCCGCCAAGATGCCTGAGAGCGCCTGGAAGTTTCTCTTCTATCTGGGCGCCTGGAGCTACAGCGCCTACCTGCTCTTCGGCACCGACTACCCCTTCTTTCACGACCCACCCTCTGTCTTCTACG ACTGGACGCCAGGCATGGCGGTGCCCCGGGACATCGCAGCTGCCTACCTGCTGCAAGGAAGCTTTTACGGTCACTCCATCTATGCCACACTGTACATGGACGCCTGGCGCAAGGACTCGGTGGTCATGCTTATCCACCACGTGGTCACCCTGGTCCTCATCGTCTCCTCCTATGCTTTCCG gtACCACAACGTGGGCATCCTCGTGCTCTTCCTGCATGACATTAGTGACGTGCAGCTGGAATTCACCAAGCTTAATGTCTACTTCAAGTCCCGGGGAGGCTCCCACCACCGGCTCCACGCCCTGGCGGCTGACCTGGGCTGCCTCAGCTTCAGCCTCAGCTG gtTCTGGTTCCGCCTCTACTGGTTCCCGCTCAAGGTTCTGTACGCCACGTGCCACAGCAGCCTGCGCTCGGTGCCTGACATCCCCTTTTACTTCTTCTTCAATGCACTCCTTCTGTTGCTCACTCTCATGAACCTCTACTGGTTCCTG taCATCGTGGCCTTTGCTGCCAAGGTGCTGACGGGCCAGGTACGTGAACTGAAGGACGTGCGGGAATACGACGCGGCAGAGGCCCAGAGCCCCAAGCCCAGCAAAGCTGA GAAGCCGCTGAGGAACGGCCTGGTGAAAGACAAGCGCTTCTGA